CGTTTTACACTTGCTCACATGTTACCATTTATAACATTCAAGATCCTTGACCTACAATAGAAAACTCTTTTACACCAAAGCTTACATAAAGTGTcaatgcaaaaagaaaaaaaaaagggtgCTGCACCAACAACTTTATTAACGATAAGCAAGGCAAAGCTTCTACAGGGAACAACACCGCATAAGGCAATATTAAATGGAGCAACATTGGAAGCAACATTTAAGTTTTAACAAAGTGACACTGTAGTGTGCCGTAGGATGCCGAATTCAATACATTTGATTATAGTCAGATCTGCAGATCTATCACAGCAATCCAATTACATAAAATACTTAAATGACACAAAAAGGTTAATCTGGACGATTTAGTCCCCAGTTCCAAAAATCAGATTCAGAACTATAACTTTGGTAtttctaacaaaaaaaaaaaaatgcatgtaGCAAATCTCACAACATTCTTAATACTAGGCCCAAAAATCCAGCACTTCATTTGAGTACAGGTGACAACCTTTCACATTTTTGTGCACAcatactttaacatttataaaactCAATATCCTTGACCTGCAATGGAAACTTGGTACACCAGAGCTAAAACTAAGTATAAATACAAGAGAAAAAAATTGTGTTGCTTTAACAACTTGAACAATAGCTTTCAATGAGCCAAAGCTTAAACATGGAAAAAACACTGCATAATGCAACATTAAATGAAGTGCCTAAAACAAAATGTAAACATTTGAAACAACTTTCCAGTTTCAACCAAGTGACAGTGCAGTGTAGTAGTTGTAGGTCTGCAATGGCTACAGTCTGCAGAATTACCACAGTAACTCAAACTGCAGAAATGTTAAagtgaaacaacaacaacaacaaaaatcaatCTGGGTAATTTTGTCCCCAGTTTAAAAAAACTCAGTTTCTGAAATGTGTTTTCTTTTCCACAATCAAAAGAAAAATGGCATTCAGTAAATCTCTTAAACATTAAAAGTGCTGAAAAAATATTTACAAACAAGGATCAACATATATGTATTTATAAACTTTTAAACTGTAACATTTTTACTCTGCAAGAAAACAGAGCACTTATTTTGGGGgacatttttttttagaagagtCATTGTGTCTCCTTTTGGCAGAGTTTGTTCTTCAGCACTTGGATTTTGTTAGACAGTTTTTTGTCTTCCAGGCCCATGAGCACCTTCTGGAAGAACTCAAATGTGTAGCGAAGTGGCTTTGGGTAACTCAGATTGAGGCAATAGATTAGCCCAAACAAAAGTGCACACCCGCTCGCCACATCGTGAAGATCCTGCAAGACGGTGCATCTCTCGATAATGATGCCAACATCTTCAAGGGAGTCATCAGGCTGTGCTCCTTCGTGGATTATTTTATAAACACCCAAATCCATCCTCTCGAGCTCATCAGCTTCCATCACGTTGCAATCCTGAAAAGGATAGAAATATATTAAATCTGTTGTATTTTGGTCATCGCAACATCTATCTATTCACTCCATTTTAGTTAAAATGGTACACACTACCCTAATTACACATATCCTTGAATGAGACTGAGAAGAACAGACCAAAGAAAGATGTGGATTTAAGACTATCACCAAATAAAGACCAAGAAGAAGATACATGAAACATGGAGAGGGCAGAAGGAGAATGCATCAATAATATTATCAATATTCTGCTGACCAGGGTTATTTTCTTTAGTTTCGCATAAAACAATTTAGGTGAATGGAAAGAAAATCCTAGTAGTTCCCATGCACTTTACTGTTGTAAGCTAATTTAAAGAAAACTGATtgctgccagatcaggagaatacCTGGGcttgtttagaaaatacatttttcaaCTTACAAAACTCTGGGAATTATGACAGTCAAAATTTTACTGAGGGGTGGAATATCCTTTTAAAAATGAACTTACCATGTACTCTTTGATGAGATTTTCAGGGTTCTCATTCAGGTATATAATCACAGCTTTAAGGATGCATTCACGCTTCACTTCGATTCGGGAACTCTAAACAAAACGACACATGCAGAGCAATTACTTTTTTGAAGTTTTTAGAGACCCCCACAGAACTCAAGTcaatttttattattgtttaaccaattcataattttttctaaGTAATTTTAAACATGCTTTTTGCAAGCAAGTACTATTTTGTGTTAGAGAATGAGAAGCTTACCAATTCATTCCCATAAAGATTTTAAGTTTAGAGTCCAATTACACTGATTGCGATACATTGGGTTGCGGGAAATGCAGCTTTAGCATGGTGTACCACCCAAAAGAAGGAAGAAAAGTGTTGTTGCTTAGGAGTGTTGTTCAAAGGAATcaaaaacattttgatggatatttccaaaaaTTAATGACAAAAACTACACTGTCACGTTAATATGAGGTATGCGGGCTACCTCCACAGTTGCAGTATTTATACCTAGTTTGAGTGAAGAAAAAATAATCTATTGTGTCACTGAGTTGTGGCGAAATGTGAAATGTCCTCTGCCTTTGTCTTTTCTCAGTGTAGCTAATTATTCCTTTGGACAATTAATGAGTAACAAAAAAAGGAAAGAGCTGCAATGCCAGCAGCGGCACTTATGGCCTCTAGGGGCATGAGTTACTTAGCTCTGCTTTGTGTCAGGACCAAATCCAGAATATAAGCCAAAAgcgagatgaggaggaggagagaacaAGCATAAAATAACCCAAGAAAGTTAAAAATACAGGTTCATAACCAGACCTGAGATCAACCTGCAACTAATCTATTAGTTACAGAACATTTTAACAAGACAGAATACCTGTGAAATTGCAGACAACGCTGCTGTGATCTGCCGTGCTGTTTCCCCTCCTTTTTTTCGTAGAATCTTCATCAACTGGTTAGAGTACTGGTCAAGACTTCTCATGAATGTGGACAGCAGTGGAACTGTGGTGATTCGGGTGAACTCCGCATTGATCTACAAAGTTCAAAAATAAAATTTTTTTAATTGTTCAGCTAAAAACAGGACTAAATCAGACCAAACCTGATCTAATACCAGACAAAAAGTTCTGGTGCTGTCCAGGTTTGATTTAAAGAAagaaaaagggggaaaaaaatcgattcatcaGATGGGAATTTGCCAAAATCAATTacgaaaaaaaaatattttttaatagaCAGAAAAGTTATTCCAATATGCCACCCAAAACATTTATAGATGGACTGGCACAATCAGGTGGCTGCAAAAGAGTGCCTCACGCATGCAGTACGATTTTGCACTTTAGTTGTAAAATGAAACTGACGTGTATCATGATAAAATAGAGTATTAGAGAAATATATAAATCAAGAATGAAaagagcaaaaaaacaaaaacaaaaaaacaacttgATTGTTTTGCTTTGATGTAGTTATTTATCTAAggtggaaagtttttttttttttggtttgtctGTTTTGGCTTTGTTTTATGCTTCCGAGCCCTGTGTACAGTAGCTGCATGCAAAAAGATCTTTTGTTAAAAGGGTTGGCGTAATAAGCAAATGCTTCAGCCAATACCTTTTGATTAGCCTTGTCTCATGCTTTCTTGCTTTGTGATAATCTTTATTCTGTCTTCACTGAGATATTTGAATGctaatcaataaaataaaatcaaatgttAGCAAAGTTTTCCCAAAATTTTTCATTCCACTGGTGATGCCTTTCTCACAACACAACTAAGCTGAAAAGACATCAGCTCGGTGACATCACCTTTGTAGCAGTACTTTTCTGTTCACGACCAGTTTTAAACCAGGACTCAAACTCATACATACCTCGGGTACTTTGAAGAGGGCCGGCCATCTGCTCTTGAACTCTGCGATGAATGGCATCTCTTCAATCACCTCTCTTCTTCTGTGTGCAAACGTCTTATCCatctttattttgattatttgaTCGTTGTTTGTTTTCTTCACCTCAATCAGTAGTGCTTGTCGTTCTTCCTCCAGACTTTTGTTTGTTTCTCCTGCAGGGTATTGTGGTAAAAAGTTCACTTCTGCTTTCCGTGGCTTTTTGACGTTGTTTCGACGTGGACTCTCCTCTCGTTCTCTCTTGTGTTGTAGAGTGTTTATTGCCACCTCTGGGCACCCTATGTTTCTCAGTGTTGTCCGGTAATTGGCCATTTTGTATTTTAGGCTTACTTTCCAGCCTTCACAGCCAGTCACAGATCCGTTCTCTTTGAGAAAGGGATATTTTTGAATTAACGCTTTAGCGACATCATCAATATCTCCACTTGATGGATAAACTTTGTATTTTGCAATTTCTGATGCTAACATATCTAATATGTCAGATTTGAGTTTTGGGCTCGGGTCTAAGAGAGTCCCATTGTTTTCATATTCTTGCTGGGCTCTGTGTAACTGAAAATCCACATCAAAACTAAACGTTGGTATTGGAAAGTTTAAGGGCCATTTCCGCACGCGAAGAGATGAACAAGAGGAACTggagtctgaggaggaaaggatgTCAGTGTCTGGCAAGGATGGCGCATTAAACTGTGGTAATGTCTCTCTGGAGACAGCTGTGGGTGCTGTGGTGGGCACAGTGGACGGCTCAGAGTTTTGAGTGTAAATTACTTTGATTGTACTCTTGTCTTTAATGTCCCCAGTTGTGGTTAGATTCATGTATTCATTGTCAAACTCAACATCTCTATATTGAAGCCTGAAATCTTCAGTCAATCCAAACTGTCTTTGTATTTCCTCTTTTAAAATGTCCACTGAACCAGGGATTCCAGAAGGAAGCACCAACTTGGATGAATTGTCCACTCCAAGTATCACCCTCAAAGTAGCAGCCATTCTTCAAGCTGAAAAACAAGACCAGTGTATAGATTATCCTTAGGGATTTTTTTTAAGAAATACTGTCCAGCAGACAATATTTCTAAATACATACATAGATAATTCCTGGATCATGAAACACTACTCAATAGTCTAAAAAACATGACAGTTTTATTTGTATTAAACTTACTTGTTGCCACAAATGTTTGTTTACCGAACAATgagtgaaaaaaaataaaacaattaccaATGTGAATATGTCTTTTTAAGGTGACCATCCGCAAGTGTCCAACTTCATAGTCGCATAGGGGGTATGGGTCGGCCAACTCTGTCATGGATACAACAACAACATCTGTTGTTGTTTGTAGGTGAAAAGCCCTATAGTGCTCCATGTACCATGAATTTAGTCTTTTCAGAATAAGGAGGGTCtcttttttaataatgcacaaatgTTGAATTTCACAGAAATCTGGTAGACCACCACATGATCCGTGCACAACAATCATCCCCTTTTTGTACTGAATATTGTTCACAAAACCGCCAGTGGCTAAGTTAACAGCAGTCACGTCTGGATGTTTGTTAGTGATACTTTTCACAACATTGTCTTTAAGGACATCCAACGGCACTTCTGTCACGCGAGTAACATCTGTAGAGTTTTCATCATCAGGACAAAGCATTCTATATGCAACCATTAACTGATGTTTACGAGCTAAAGAGCCGGCTATGTTTCTGAAGCTTTTGATGTTCCGAACAGCCTGTTTGAAGAAACTATGCTTGGCCTCAAATCTCATCGTCCATAACGACACAAGAGGACCGAAACATTTGATCATTTCTGCATAGTGCTCAATAAAGTGGTGTTTAGGCATCAGTTTTTGGTTAGGAAATAGTTGTTGGTAACGCTTTCGGTGCTCTGAGACCTTACATTCCAAATATGCAACAGATTGAAGACTGTGAACAGGAGCTACTACAAGCTCGACAATATCTTTTAAGTCTAAAATAACCAGCCAGGCTGGTTCATTAGCAGGGACATTTGGCCCAATGATAAAAGGAAGCAAGCGAATAAGACACCAGTTTTCATGTGCGTTACCCCCAAGAGAACGTCTCTTCTTCTTACTTACAGCTTTTGATAACACAGTGGGGCGATTAGTTTTATCTCCTTCCTTGTAAGGAAAAGAACGAATACGATTGTTCAGTTGTTCGAGAGAAAAATACTTTTTTGACACAAGATGGTCAATACACTGGGCCAACTCGACAGGAACAATTCCTTCAAAGAAATCGTGCACAATGTCGGGAGGGTAACCAGTAACAACATTAAAATACGAGAGGTTATCCGTTAAAACACACGATTTTCTTACACCTAAACAGTTCACACCTTGTTCTTGAGCAGTCTTGACATGAAGCCGATGATTTTCCTTTGTTCTTCGTTCAAATGATCCTGTCTTTACCTCACACGTATTTATATCAGAAAGCTGGGCTGTACAGAAACGACAAAAATAATTAGCTGAAAAATTCTCCACAAATCCTCCAAGCCCATGGGCCCCCAGATTATCAGCAACGACACACTGAACTGTACCCTTGATAAATGAACCAAGGAGGGGCACGAATAAACCTTGCTTCTCAAGTCTGACTAAATCACGCAGCAGAGGCTCAAGTACTTTTTCATAACCGAAAGATTTAATTAATTCACTTTTACACAACAGTGCCAAGTAGATTGAAGAAAGGGCTGAGCTGCAACCAGAAGGCAAGTTGCCCAGAATCCAATAaaccgcacaaagtttatgttttTTTCTAGATGTTCCTAGTGGGTTGCACACTTCAAAATCATCAATATATAGGCATAATGAAATTCTGAGCTCTTCACTTGAAAAAAAAATATTGTTCTTCTGATTCTCACCGTCCTGAAAACATGTAAGCAGTTGTGAATTTGAGTGACTCCTTTTATAGTTTTCAACTAGCTTTCCAACAATATCTTCACGTTGAAGTAACTGCTCCAATAACTTTAGCAGTGGAATAtattgaaagttttttttttgttgtttcctcTAGAACATATTCCTCTGGCTCAACAACATTAAACTTTTCATAGTAAAACTTCTTGCGCTTAAATGTTGTTTCAAGTGACCCTCCTTTTGCAATACTTCTAAGTAGTGGATTTCCAGTGTATAATGCAGTGCACAACTCATTCACTAGCGATGAACTAACCTCAATATTATGCTCCTTGAGAACGGCCAAAGTTAAGCTATTTGTTAAGGGTAAAGCAGAAGTAGTGAATAGAAAATGTAGCCCCTCGAGTAAATTGTCAATTGCTGATGTTGGTACATGTGAAAAGACCTCCAACTTTAACAAAACCAAGGCAAGGTTTTTAACTACAGCTTCCTCCAAATTTTCACCAACTACACCAGCTTCACAATCCAAGTCAGGGGGCCCTTCATCTGCAGACTCCTCAGAAAGATCATTATTACTTGTAAATTCAGTTCTTTTCACTATTTCATTTTTGAAATCTCTGAGCGTGCATGAAGAATGTTTTCTACTCTTGTGTGTCTGGAAAGTACCATACACATTAGTTTTGAAAGAACAATTTTGATAAACACAATCTACTGTCTCCAACCTCTTGAGATGTTTATTAATATGGAGGAAGTATTCTCTGCTTGTTGGTATGTGGCTTTCAGGACAAGAAGGACAAGTCAATATAACACGTTCTACAGTGTGAGAGGGCTTAGCACCATGTGTACGACTTAGATGAGTCCTAAGACCACCCCATGTTTTGAAAGTACAAGGGCAATGACTGTAAATGCACGGATATGAGCGTCTCAGACCAAGAATCGAGTGTTTAAGTCTCAAGTGTTTTAGAATTTGGTACCTTTTAGATACACTTAAAGAGCAAAGCTTACAACACCACATTCATAACCTGAAAGACCAAATAAGAGAATTCAAAATTTAAAATTGTGTATTAAGGAAAAAGTAAATAATATGAAAGCATTTGGTACCTTCAACATGCACTTTTGGAGCACAGCTCAAATCTCTGCAGCTCCAAAATTCCACAACCAGCAACCtcagagaaaaagaaaacaagaaaaaatTAATTGTGTACAGTGAGACACATGCAAAGGGGTAGCACAGAGACGATCTAAACTTAAGAACACTcctgtttcttttaaaatgtattaataatacaaGCTAAATTTCAAATGCTCCAAAATTTCTATTACTCATTTCATAAATCTGTTCCTGTGAGCAGGGTTACCATTATATGCCGGAGCAGCCCAGTCTGTGAACATGACCCACTTGCCCCCCAAAATAAAATCAAGTATGGGTGGTTAATGCTCCTTTTGTGTTGGTTTGTGCTGGTAAAATCATCGTTTGTATCGCTACAGGTGTCAAAGATATTACACTTTTATGTAATAGGTCATTCAGAGTTCACGCCCCTGTGCTAACCCGAATCACATGATGTATCCAGTTTTGTCCTTGCCACAAGTGAACAACTTCGCTATGTCCGAATCTGGAAACATAGCCTTGAAAACTTCAGCCAAGTTTTCATTTGAGTTCAGGGAATGGTGTTTTTCCGCTGTGTGGAGACACTATTAACACCTCAGCATGCAGCGTCGCTGTGCTGCCCAGAGCCACTCTGATAACGGCTGCAGAAGATGAGGAAGCAGAGACAGACCGGCT
This genomic window from Nothobranchius furzeri strain GRZ-AD chromosome 9, NfurGRZ-RIMD1, whole genome shotgun sequence contains:
- the LOC107385723 gene encoding uncharacterized protein encodes the protein MAATLRVILGVDNSSKLVLPSGIPGSVDILKEEIQRQFGLTEDFRLQYRDVEFDNEYMNLTTTGDIKDKSTIKVIYTQNSEPSTVPTTAPTAVSRETLPQFNAPSLPDTDILSSSDSSSSCSSLRVRKWPLNFPIPTFSFDVDFQLHRAQQEYENNGTLLDPSPKLKSDILDMLASEIAKYKVYPSSGDIDDVAKALIQKYPFLKENGSVTGCEGWKVSLKYKMANYRTTLRNIGCPEVAINTLQHKREREESPRRNNVKKPRKAEVNFLPQYPAGETNKSLEEERQALLIEVKKTNNDQIIKIKMDKTFAHRRREVIEEMPFIAEFKSRWPALFKVPEINAEFTRITTVPLLSTFMRSLDQYSNQLMKILRKKGGETARQITAALSAISQSSRIEVKRECILKAVIIYLNENPENLIKEYMDCNVMEADELERMDLGVYKIIHEGAQPDDSLEDVGIIIERCTVLQDLHDVASGCALLFGLIYCLNLSYPKPLRYTFEFFQKVLMGLEDKKLSNKIQVLKNKLCQKETQ